In Apium graveolens cultivar Ventura chromosome 10, ASM990537v1, whole genome shotgun sequence, the following are encoded in one genomic region:
- the LOC141692384 gene encoding transcription repressor OFP1-like: MGNYKFKFSDMIPNAWFYKLRNMSSRTKNDNTMQKSKKKSHTRTKSPTFSSSVSPSSGGVAAALSPQPHHQRKSYHFTRDLPPTPDNNLASQLLDQPRKSSRKRRSIKKNRPSIRSTTSPRLLFNTSVSTDCSCRASLDEHHNNNPTDSCSSEETDRSVFPSENGDKPFDIMVSSCHCRVKSDIPVGMTMPKDSKLETFDSVSQFELRPIITKTNKIDKNDVEVSKIRTSHSSLQEKRSVNSVKRLSNASPGVKLRTNSPRIASKRFVQAHHRKSVSSGVIARRSLAESFAVVKTSQDPHRDFKDSMVEMIMEYNIRTSKDLEDLLACYLSLNSDKYHELIIKVFKQIWFEITDIRFK; the protein is encoded by the coding sequence ATGGGTAATTACAAGTTTAAGTTCTCAGATATGATCCCAAATGCCTGGTTTTACAAGCTCAGAAACATGAGTAGTAGGACCAAAAATGATAACACCATGCAAAAGTCCAAGAAAAAGAGCCATACCAGAACCAAGTCTCCTACATTCTCCTCATCAGTTTCACCATCTTCTGGAGGGGTTGCGGCAGCGTTGTCGCCGCAACCTCACCATCAAAGAAAGTCTTACCATTTCACAAGAGACCTTCCACCAACTCCTGATAACAATTTAGCTTCTCAGCTTTTAGACCAACCAAGAAAATCATCAAGAAAGAGAAGAAGCATCAAGAAAAACAGGCCATCAATTAGATCAACTACATCGCCGAGGCTGCTTTTCAACACCTCTGTTTCTACTGATTGTAGCTGCAGAGCTAGCCTGGATGAGCACCACAACAATAATCCTACTGATAGCTGCTCCTCTGAAGAAACTGATCGTTCTGTTTTTCCTTCAGAAAATGGGGACAAACCATTTGATATTATGGTTTCTTCTTGTCATTGCAGGGTCAAAAGCGACATCCCCGTTGGCATGACTATGCCTAAAGATTCTAAACTCGAAACATTTGATTCAGTTTCACAGTTTGAGCTCAGGCCTATCATTACCAAGACCAATAAGATTGATAAAAATGATGTAGAAGTGTCGAAAATCAGGACTTCACACTCTTCTTTGCAAGAAAAGAGGAGTGTAAACTCTGTCAAAAGGTTGAGTAATGCTTCACCGGGTGTGAAGCTGAGGACTAATTCTCCGAGAATCGCAAGCAAGAGATTTGTTCAAGCCCATCACCGGAAAAGTGTGTCATCAGGTGTCATAGCACGGAGGAGCTTGGCAGAGAGTTTTGCAGTTGTAAAGACATCACAAGACCCTCACAGAGATTTTAAGGATTCAATGGTTGAGATGATCATGGAGTACAATATCAGAACATCAAAAGACTTGGAAGATCTTCTTGCATGTTATCTTTCACTCAATTCGGATAAATATCATGAACTTATCATCAAGGTGTTCAAGCAAATCTGGTTTGAGATTACTGATATTAGGTTTAAGTAA